The genomic segment AGGTTATACAGGCACTATAGAATATAGCAAAGAAGACAATTTGCTTTATGGAAAAGTACTTGGAATAAAAGGTCTTATATCTTATGAAGGCAAGACAGGCAAAGAGCTCGAAGAAGATTTTAAAGAGGCCATTGATGCTTACCTTGAAGATTGTAAAGAGCGGGGAGTAGAACCAGAGAAGCCTTTTAAAGGCAGTTTTAACGTTCGTATATCAGCAAAACTGCATAAAGAAGCCGCTTTGCTGGCGATGAAAGAAAAAATGTCGTTGAACAACTTTGTAGCCGAATCCATAAGAGAACGGATTTTTAAAAAAACAAGTAACCAGCACTAAACAATATTTCTTAGTAAAATCATTTTTTTTGAAATAACCCAACGAGCTTATAAATGGGCTAATAAAGCTTCTATGAATGCTTACGTAAAGTATGGTATCAAAAGAAACGATATAATCAATTTTACCAAAAAGGAGGCGATAAAAGAAATTGCGAAATTTAACAAGGGTCAAATTCCAAAATCATTAACCTCTTGTATTTAAAACCGGAGACGGATGGTTTACATACAATCTTGTGATCAACTTGTCCTCAATTTAAGATGAAATTATATTTTTCTGGAAACAATTGCCAGAAAATATGGGGAGGTAGCCAGCCTCTTCTATATAATTGAAAATCTGCCCCCCTTTCCAAAATAAAGAAAAGACAATCTACTGTAATTTAGCAAATTGCCTTTCCTTAATAGAGGTCGTGGGCGGATTCGAACCGCCGTAACCGGTTTTGCAGACCGACGCCTAAGCCCCTCGGCCACACGACCGTTTTTTTGATTTTCCTGCCACCGTTTGATAACGGGTGGGCAAAGTTAAAAAATTATTCACAAATGCAACAGATCCTTTTGCAATTTTTGCTTATCCATTGCCATAACGACAGGAAGGATGTTTTATTAAGCCAAGCCAATGATTGAATGATTGGATGATTGGATGATTGGATGCTGCAATGCGGGATTGGTTGCATGAAAGGATAGAGAAGACGGGAAGAAGGGAAGAGGAGGAA from the Bacteroidales bacterium genome contains:
- a CDS encoding type II toxin-antitoxin system HicB family antitoxin; translation: MKHLEYKGYTGTIEYSKEDNLLYGKVLGIKGLISYEGKTGKELEEDFKEAIDAYLEDCKERGVEPEKPFKGSFNVRISAKLHKEAALLAMKEKMSLNNFVAESIRERIFKKTSNQH